A genomic window from Anthocerotibacter panamensis C109 includes:
- a CDS encoding Nit6803 family nitrilase, with protein sequence MGQARVVRAAAVQLSPVLFCRDGTTEKVLQAIARAVQAGAQIVVFPETFVPYYPYFSFVQPPVLTGREHLKLYEEAVLVPGPVTQAVAGAARAGGIVVVLGVNERDGGSLYNTQLVFDNTGALVLKRRKITPSFHERMIWGQGDGSGLKVVDTGVGRVGALACWEHYNPLARFTLMAQGEQIHCAQFPGSMVGQIFADQIEVTLRHHALESGCFVINSTGWLTPEQVGQIVEDPKLQRVLSGGCCTAIIGPEGNHLAPPLSAEEGMVVADLDMALIPKRKRMLDVVGHYARPDLLQLQVNTRAYTSMVEMPAPAPVVYPEAPPCPAP encoded by the coding sequence CGTGTAGTCAGGGCGGCTGCGGTACAGTTGAGCCCGGTTCTCTTCTGTAGGGACGGGACAACTGAGAAGGTGCTACAGGCTATCGCCCGCGCGGTGCAAGCAGGAGCGCAGATCGTCGTTTTTCCTGAAACTTTTGTCCCTTACTACCCCTACTTTTCTTTTGTTCAGCCCCCGGTCCTCACCGGGCGCGAGCACCTCAAGCTCTACGAAGAAGCTGTGCTGGTTCCGGGTCCGGTGACACAAGCCGTGGCAGGGGCGGCCCGCGCTGGGGGAATTGTGGTGGTTTTGGGGGTGAACGAACGGGATGGCGGGTCCTTGTACAACACCCAACTGGTCTTCGACAACACGGGAGCCCTCGTTCTGAAACGGCGCAAGATCACCCCTAGCTTCCATGAGCGCATGATCTGGGGGCAGGGGGACGGCTCAGGGCTCAAGGTTGTGGACACGGGGGTGGGCCGCGTCGGAGCTTTAGCCTGCTGGGAACACTACAATCCCCTGGCTCGCTTTACCCTGATGGCCCAAGGGGAGCAGATCCATTGCGCTCAATTCCCCGGCTCGATGGTCGGTCAGATCTTTGCGGACCAAATTGAGGTCACCCTGCGCCATCACGCCTTGGAGTCTGGCTGCTTCGTCATCAACAGCACCGGCTGGCTCACGCCCGAGCAAGTCGGACAGATTGTCGAAGACCCCAAGCTTCAGCGTGTATTGAGCGGCGGATGCTGCACCGCCATCATTGGCCCGGAGGGCAATCACCTCGCGCCTCCCCTGAGTGCCGAAGAGGGGATGGTCGTCGCCGATCTGGACATGGCCTTGATCCCCAAGCGCAAACGCATGTTGGATGTTGTCGGTCACTACGCCCGCCCGGACTTGCTTCAGTTACAGGTCAATACCCGAGCTTATACCTCTATGGTCGAGATGCCTGCCCCTGCTCCTGTCGTCTACCCGGAGGCTCCCCCGTGTCCGGCCCCTTAA
- a CDS encoding MSMEG_0568 family radical SAM protein, with amino-acid sequence MSGPLSKQELIAQLQSHGLRLEGAGRSGRQGGAGPSDHKAVTLDGTTVMVPIFTGTAAHSPYTVVFEAGQAMIFGHGEALAPVSFPRQPQFYGLSTPEGVPYWKIALLHSTDILATTVLQTCMRYSDRATTCQFCAIGQSLEAERTIARKSPEDLGAVAEAAVRLDGVKHAVLTTGTPHSSDRGAAYLSACAQGIKDRVNLPIQAQCEPPDDFAWFERLRQAGVDSLGMHLEALDPAVRVRIMPGKAQVPVDYYFAAFEAAVRVFGRGEVSTYILAGLGDSIEQVLAACQRLIKLGVYPFVVPFVPISGTPLADHLAPSSDWMLTLYRALGPLLTQSGLSARASKAGCAKCGACSGLSAFEG; translated from the coding sequence GTGTCCGGCCCCTTAAGTAAACAAGAACTCATCGCTCAGTTGCAGTCCCATGGCCTACGGCTGGAGGGCGCGGGGCGTTCTGGTCGGCAGGGCGGGGCGGGGCCGTCCGATCACAAAGCTGTCACCCTGGATGGCACCACCGTCATGGTACCGATCTTTACCGGGACAGCAGCCCACTCTCCCTACACCGTGGTCTTTGAAGCAGGGCAAGCGATGATCTTCGGTCATGGGGAAGCCCTCGCCCCCGTCAGTTTTCCCCGTCAGCCGCAGTTCTATGGCTTGAGCACCCCTGAGGGGGTTCCCTATTGGAAAATCGCTCTGCTGCACAGCACGGACATCCTTGCTACCACAGTCCTCCAGACTTGTATGCGCTACAGCGACCGCGCCACGACCTGCCAATTTTGCGCCATCGGTCAATCTTTAGAGGCTGAGCGGACGATTGCCCGCAAATCCCCGGAAGATTTGGGAGCCGTGGCTGAAGCGGCAGTGCGCCTGGACGGGGTGAAACATGCCGTCCTCACCACCGGCACGCCCCACAGCAGCGACCGGGGCGCAGCGTATCTGAGCGCCTGTGCCCAAGGGATCAAGGACCGAGTCAACCTGCCTATCCAAGCTCAATGTGAGCCTCCCGATGATTTCGCTTGGTTCGAGCGGCTGCGTCAGGCGGGGGTAGACAGCCTCGGGATGCACTTGGAAGCCCTCGATCCCGCTGTTCGTGTCCGGATTATGCCCGGTAAGGCTCAAGTGCCGGTGGATTATTACTTTGCTGCCTTCGAAGCTGCTGTGCGGGTCTTTGGCCGGGGCGAAGTCAGCACCTATATCCTCGCTGGATTGGGCGACTCTATAGAACAGGTTCTTGCTGCCTGCCAACGGCTCATCAAGCTGGGGGTATATCCTTTCGTCGTACCTTTTGTGCCCATCAGCGGGACGCCCTTAGCCGACCATCTGGCTCCTAGCAGTGACTGGATGCTGACGCTCTACCGGGCGCTTGGGCCGCTACTCACCCAATCCGGTCTATCGGCTAGAGCAAGTAAAGCAGGGTGCGCCAAGTGCGGAGCGTGCTCCGGGCTATCTGCCTTTGAGGGGTAG
- a CDS encoding MSMEG_0567/Sll0786 family nitrogen starvation N-acetyltransferase has protein sequence MNPRQQHLFKLVASDREREDYFALRQAIFTVEQGIFPNNDQDAWDAEAYPIIAVDREQVVGVVRIYEESPGLWYGGRLGVHAQYRRGGRIGQGLIYKAVTTAHGWGCQRFLATVQEQNVRFFARLHWHTLQEVILHGHLHHLMEADLAHYPPGCEERPPQRGGVLLC, from the coding sequence ATGAATCCACGGCAGCAGCACCTCTTTAAATTGGTAGCGAGTGACCGAGAGCGGGAGGATTACTTTGCCCTCCGGCAGGCCATCTTCACCGTAGAGCAAGGTATTTTCCCCAATAATGACCAAGATGCCTGGGATGCAGAGGCTTACCCAATCATTGCCGTGGACCGCGAACAGGTGGTGGGCGTCGTGCGCATCTATGAGGAAAGCCCCGGACTTTGGTACGGAGGACGCCTCGGGGTCCATGCGCAATACCGGCGCGGTGGGCGTATCGGGCAGGGCTTGATCTACAAAGCGGTCACCACAGCCCACGGCTGGGGCTGCCAACGTTTCTTGGCTACGGTGCAAGAACAGAATGTCCGTTTTTTTGCACGGCTGCACTGGCACACACTGCAAGAAGTGATACTCCATGGACATCTGCACCACCTCATGGAGGCGGACCTAGCCCACTATCCCCCCGGCTGCGAAGAGCGCCCCCCGCAGCGTGGCGGGGTCCTCCTGTGCTAG
- a CDS encoding sll0787 family AIR synthase-like protein: MLEILAAELKEAIRVKRDIQGVGRQLGQVAGAGIRLGDDCAAIPDGQGYLLLAAEAMWPVLVEQEPWLAGWCSIQVNVNDIYAMGGHPIAVVDALWGESGEQIQPLLEGMAACARVYNVPIVGGHTNARSPYNALSVAILGRATRLISSFQAQDQDILLMAVDLRGKPHPRYLFWDASRGVDPEQLRGDLEVLPQLAEAGLCDCGKDISMGGVVGTLLMLLETSGCGAVVDLPQIPAPEGIPLARWLCSFPSYGFILSVRPHQVAQVQPYFAARGLTCAPIGRIQIDRQLILRLKEEELVFWDLSHTPLTGFSAHG, translated from the coding sequence GTGCTAGAGATACTGGCTGCCGAACTCAAGGAGGCGATCCGGGTCAAACGGGATATTCAGGGGGTAGGCAGACAATTGGGTCAAGTCGCTGGGGCGGGTATTCGTCTGGGAGACGACTGTGCAGCCATTCCTGATGGGCAAGGGTATCTGTTGCTCGCAGCTGAGGCGATGTGGCCGGTCTTGGTCGAACAGGAACCTTGGCTCGCCGGTTGGTGCTCCATCCAAGTGAATGTCAACGATATCTATGCCATGGGCGGGCATCCTATCGCGGTGGTCGATGCTCTGTGGGGCGAGTCGGGGGAGCAGATCCAGCCGCTACTCGAAGGCATGGCTGCCTGTGCGCGGGTCTATAACGTGCCTATCGTCGGGGGACATACCAACGCCCGCAGTCCTTACAATGCGCTCAGCGTCGCCATCCTCGGGCGAGCTACCCGGCTCATCTCAAGCTTCCAGGCTCAGGATCAGGATATCCTGCTGATGGCGGTGGACCTCAGAGGTAAGCCCCACCCACGCTATCTTTTTTGGGATGCCAGTAGGGGGGTAGACCCAGAGCAACTGCGGGGGGATTTGGAAGTACTCCCTCAGCTAGCTGAAGCGGGTCTGTGTGACTGCGGAAAAGATATCAGCATGGGCGGGGTGGTCGGTACGCTCTTGATGCTCCTCGAAACTTCAGGCTGTGGAGCTGTGGTGGACTTGCCGCAAATTCCGGCTCCAGAGGGGATTCCCTTGGCCCGTTGGCTGTGTTCGTTCCCCAGTTATGGCTTTATTTTGAGTGTCCGTCCGCACCAAGTAGCGCAAGTCCAGCCCTATTTTGCAGCGCGGGGACTGACCTGTGCACCCATCGGCAGGATCCAGATCGATCGACAGCTCATCTTGCGGCTCAAAGAGGAAGAACTGGTTTTCTGGGACCTATCGCACACTCCTCTTACTGGATTCTCGGCCCATGGCTGA
- a CDS encoding MSMEG_0565 family glycosyltransferase codes for MAELLKVALLTYSTKPRGGVVHTLAVAEALQQWGHQVTVYALDKDGGGFYRPVNCPVQLVPTRPLAVPIEQVVEQRIQEFITYFEHASETYDCYHAQDCISANALAFLRQQGRIPHFLRTVHHIDDFTSPYLQRCQDTSIREPDCCLCVSDHWQAALFQQYQVRALRVSNGVDSARFSSTLKADLRLALGLRGWPIYVTVGGIEPRKNSLVLLQAFIKILKRYPKAQLVIAGGETLFDYDPYRRAFLALVEEAGVGDALVLPGVVAERDMPALYRTADAFVFPSVKEGWGLAVLEALASGIAVITADQPPFTEFLTPEDALLVDPRAPEQLAEAMHTILDREIAQRLTTRGLAVSARYSWSASALTHATIYSAFLATQKENVHARNTLPD; via the coding sequence ATGGCTGAGCTTTTGAAGGTCGCCCTGTTGACCTATTCCACCAAACCCCGTGGCGGGGTGGTCCATACATTGGCTGTGGCAGAAGCGCTCCAGCAATGGGGGCATCAGGTCACAGTCTATGCCCTGGACAAAGACGGCGGTGGCTTTTATCGTCCTGTCAACTGCCCTGTCCAGCTGGTTCCCACACGCCCCCTTGCAGTCCCCATCGAACAGGTGGTGGAGCAGCGGATTCAGGAGTTTATTACCTATTTTGAGCATGCCAGCGAAACCTATGACTGCTATCACGCCCAGGACTGCATCAGCGCCAACGCGCTGGCTTTCTTGAGGCAGCAGGGGCGCATCCCCCACTTTTTGCGCACGGTCCACCATATTGATGACTTTACCAGCCCTTATCTCCAGCGCTGCCAGGACACCTCGATCCGCGAGCCAGACTGCTGTCTGTGCGTGAGTGACCACTGGCAGGCAGCCTTATTCCAGCAGTATCAGGTCCGCGCGTTGCGCGTCAGCAATGGGGTCGATAGCGCCCGGTTCTCCAGTACCCTAAAGGCAGACCTGCGGCTGGCGCTAGGTTTGCGCGGTTGGCCTATCTATGTGACGGTGGGGGGTATTGAGCCGCGCAAGAATTCCCTTGTCCTCCTCCAAGCGTTTATAAAAATCCTCAAGCGCTATCCTAAGGCCCAACTGGTCATTGCTGGCGGGGAGACGCTTTTCGACTATGACCCCTACCGGCGAGCTTTCTTAGCCTTGGTCGAGGAGGCAGGGGTAGGCGACGCTCTGGTGCTACCGGGGGTTGTTGCTGAGCGGGATATGCCCGCCTTGTACCGTACCGCCGATGCGTTCGTCTTTCCTTCTGTCAAGGAAGGCTGGGGGCTGGCGGTCTTGGAGGCTTTAGCTTCAGGAATCGCGGTCATCACTGCGGACCAGCCCCCGTTCACCGAATTTCTGACCCCTGAGGACGCCTTGTTGGTGGACCCCCGTGCGCCCGAGCAACTGGCTGAAGCGATGCACACCATCTTGGACCGGGAAATCGCCCAACGCCTGACCACCCGAGGCTTAGCCGTCAGTGCCCGCTACTCCTGGAGCGCCTCAGCTCTGACCCATGCGACTATTTATTCAGCCTTCCTCGCCACCCAAAAGGAGAACGTTCATGCCCGAAATACGCTTCCAGATTGA
- a CDS encoding MSMEG_0570 family nitrogen starvation response protein yields MPEIRFQIEWPDATQETCYSPSLVVQKYLTEGAVYALEDFLERSRTALTLADERVLAKYGMHCTLALGQLSRIEDRVQHYRPLPDPQVRVLKFLL; encoded by the coding sequence ATGCCCGAAATACGCTTCCAGATTGAATGGCCCGACGCGACCCAGGAAACCTGCTATTCTCCTTCCCTGGTGGTACAAAAATACCTGACCGAAGGAGCAGTTTATGCGCTGGAAGATTTTCTTGAGCGTAGCCGCACCGCCCTGACGCTAGCCGATGAGCGGGTCCTGGCTAAATACGGTATGCACTGTACGCTTGCTTTGGGGCAACTCAGCCGAATCGAAGACCGTGTCCAGCACTATCGCCCCTTACCGGACCCCCAAGTACGCGTGCTCAAGTTTTTATTGTGA
- a CDS encoding CO2 hydration protein, translating into MKTLTKQADRELLQHLVTRLETGGGLLPDTQENLLEVVGVLKSYGFVLDAYWRNLLYIADQQFLVLFPFFKYFNGEVTPARIFQHLSHNRINYEFAEYCLKAMFWHGGGGIDAYLDSPEFEARAAAAAAAKGNFLVGGLNQVFPGFVGEQVRTMVYYSALGQFWQVMSPMFLTLSDRYDRGEIRSVVDVVEHIRLGLVAAAAQPFVYRVQVKGQTYELVPESAGLTFLQDLAIPYVETVFFRSLPFMGTISYNAQAGQIPQDQGQFTYGALYADPLPIGGPGIPPTLLMQDMRRFLPDYLQEVYNCSLRQGDDLGVQICESFQKSMFCVTTAAILGLAPHPLQSANPEAQGVNRAYFTGWVRRLLDSRLVQVNA; encoded by the coding sequence ATGAAAACCCTCACCAAGCAAGCAGACCGTGAGCTGCTACAGCACCTCGTCACCCGTTTGGAAACAGGGGGGGGCTTATTGCCGGACACCCAGGAAAATCTCTTGGAGGTCGTAGGCGTCCTCAAGAGCTACGGTTTTGTTCTGGATGCCTACTGGCGTAACCTCCTCTACATCGCGGATCAGCAGTTTTTGGTCCTGTTTCCTTTTTTTAAGTACTTCAATGGCGAGGTGACCCCCGCACGCATCTTTCAGCACTTGAGCCATAACCGCATCAACTACGAGTTCGCAGAATATTGTCTAAAAGCGATGTTCTGGCATGGCGGTGGCGGAATCGATGCCTATCTAGATAGCCCTGAGTTTGAGGCACGGGCGGCGGCAGCAGCGGCAGCCAAAGGGAATTTCCTGGTCGGGGGGCTGAATCAAGTGTTCCCTGGCTTTGTGGGCGAGCAGGTGCGGACGATGGTCTACTACAGTGCCTTGGGGCAGTTCTGGCAGGTGATGAGCCCAATGTTTCTCACGCTCAGCGACCGCTATGACCGTGGAGAAATCCGGTCTGTGGTCGATGTGGTGGAGCACATCCGTCTTGGGTTGGTGGCGGCGGCGGCACAACCGTTTGTCTATCGGGTGCAGGTCAAGGGGCAGACCTACGAACTGGTACCGGAGTCAGCGGGGCTGACTTTTTTGCAGGACTTGGCTATTCCCTATGTCGAGACGGTTTTCTTCCGGTCCTTGCCTTTCATGGGGACCATTTCGTATAACGCGCAGGCTGGACAAATTCCCCAAGACCAGGGCCAATTCACCTATGGAGCGCTCTACGCGGACCCGCTGCCCATCGGTGGACCGGGCATCCCGCCGACTTTGTTGATGCAGGATATGCGCCGTTTCCTCCCGGATTACCTACAGGAGGTGTACAACTGTAGTCTGCGTCAGGGCGATGACCTCGGGGTCCAGATCTGTGAGAGCTTCCAGAAATCGATGTTTTGTGTCACAACTGCCGCCATCTTGGGGCTCGCGCCGCATCCTCTCCAAAGTGCCAACCCTGAGGCGCAGGGTGTCAATCGCGCCTATTTTACAGGTTGGGTACGCAGGTTGTTGGATTCGCGGCTGGTTCAGGTCAACGCGTAG
- a CDS encoding NADH-quinone oxidoreductase subunit M has protein sequence MLSALIWIPVLGAVMIGLWPRSLTAGLARWLALGTAGVTFLWTVVVLGQFNPDLPGMQMAEFLPWFQAIDLNYHLGVDGLSLPLLILNSFLLGIAVFSSDPNIQRPRLYYILVLLLGSGVAGAFLAQNLLLFFLFYEVELIPLYLLIAVWGGPRREYAATKFLLYTAVSGVLILAAFLGMAWLTGSPTFTYETLRTQSSLPLAAQTILLVLLLVAFGIKTPLVPLHTWLPDAHVEASTPVSVLLAGVLLKLGTYGLLRFGLGLFPEAWAKLGPLLAVWAAVSVLYGSFMAIGQKDMKKLVAYSSVGHMGYVLLAAAAATPLSLVGAMAQMVSHGLISGLLFLLVGIVYKKAGTRDLDILQGLLAPERGMPFIGGMMILGVMASAGIPGMAGFVAEFLIFRSSFPIFPVQTLLCIVGSGLTAVYFLLLINRAFFGRLPQRLRNLPRVVWAERAPALVIVALVILFGVQPNWMVHWSVATTQNLIATSPALKKAIPVALDTALRTPR, from the coding sequence ATGCTTAGTGCCTTGATTTGGATACCTGTACTGGGGGCTGTCATGATCGGGTTGTGGCCCCGTTCGCTGACGGCTGGTTTAGCCCGTTGGCTGGCGCTGGGCACCGCAGGCGTGACGTTTCTCTGGACGGTAGTCGTACTCGGTCAGTTCAATCCAGACTTGCCGGGGATGCAGATGGCAGAGTTTCTGCCTTGGTTCCAAGCTATCGACCTCAACTATCACCTCGGGGTGGATGGGCTCTCGCTGCCCCTGCTGATCCTCAATAGCTTCTTGCTTGGAATTGCCGTATTTAGTAGCGATCCGAATATTCAACGGCCCCGCCTGTACTACATTCTGGTGTTGCTGCTCGGTAGCGGGGTGGCGGGGGCCTTTTTGGCGCAAAACCTGCTCCTCTTTTTCTTGTTCTATGAAGTGGAATTAATTCCGCTCTATCTGCTCATTGCGGTGTGGGGCGGACCCCGGCGCGAGTACGCCGCGACTAAGTTCCTCCTCTATACGGCAGTTTCCGGGGTGCTCATCCTCGCTGCTTTTCTGGGTATGGCTTGGTTGACCGGTTCGCCTACGTTTACTTATGAGACGCTGCGGACACAGAGTTCTCTCCCTCTGGCGGCGCAAACTATTTTATTGGTGCTGTTGCTTGTGGCTTTTGGCATCAAGACCCCGCTCGTCCCGCTGCACACTTGGCTGCCTGACGCACACGTCGAGGCGTCCACACCTGTTTCGGTCCTGCTGGCAGGGGTCTTGCTCAAGTTGGGCACCTACGGTCTGCTGCGCTTTGGGTTGGGCCTGTTTCCCGAAGCCTGGGCTAAGTTGGGTCCGCTGCTCGCGGTTTGGGCTGCTGTGAGCGTCCTGTATGGCTCCTTCATGGCTATTGGTCAAAAAGATATGAAGAAGCTGGTAGCCTACAGTTCGGTTGGGCATATGGGCTACGTACTCCTAGCGGCGGCGGCGGCGACCCCGCTCAGTCTGGTGGGGGCGATGGCACAGATGGTGAGCCACGGTCTTATTTCAGGGTTGCTCTTTTTGCTTGTGGGCATAGTCTACAAGAAGGCGGGCACCCGTGATCTGGATATTCTTCAGGGGCTACTGGCCCCGGAGCGGGGGATGCCCTTTATTGGAGGGATGATGATCCTGGGCGTGATGGCGAGCGCGGGAATCCCCGGAATGGCGGGATTTGTGGCTGAGTTCTTGATCTTCCGCTCCAGTTTCCCGATTTTCCCGGTCCAGACCTTGCTCTGTATCGTCGGCTCGGGTTTGACAGCAGTCTATTTCCTCTTGCTCATCAATCGGGCCTTTTTCGGGCGGCTCCCACAACGTCTGAGGAACTTACCTCGGGTGGTGTGGGCGGAGCGTGCCCCGGCTCTGGTCATAGTCGCTCTGGTCATCCTCTTTGGGGTCCAACCCAACTGGATGGTGCACTGGAGCGTAGCGACGACCCAAAACTTGATTGCTACCTCTCCCGCCCTTAAAAAGGCCATCCCTGTCGCTCTAGACACCGCCCTGAGGACTCCTCGATGA
- a CDS encoding NAD(P)H-quinone oxidoreductase subunit F, whose amino-acid sequence MTLFLEHTVWLVPFYCLLGAVLTLPWAAGLTRGGPRPGAYINLLMTVLALVHALTLLQATLGQPAYDLEYSWLKVGDLHLTLTLDVSTVSVGAVVLITGLSFFAQLFALGYMEKDWGLARFFALMGFFEGAMCGLALSNSLLLSYGLLELLTLSTYLLVGFWYAQPLVVTAARDAFWTKRLGDLILLMGVVALSNMAPSLNFPDLAQWASSEGKLVSPVVITLVGLALIAGPTGKCAQFPLNLWLDEAMEGPNPASILRNSVVVACGAYILIKLQPVLALSPVALTTLIVLGSVTAVGACWVALAQVDIKRAFSHSTSAYLGLVFIAVGLQQNEVALLLLFAHALSKALLFMSVGGVIFTTSTQNVNELGGLWSRMPATTMAFLVASCGLVAGLPLGSLWAMGALAQALADAPLLWAILLLVNSLTALNLSRVYCLVFTGPSQAKTRRAPEVPWTMAVPMVSLMITVLLVPVMLQQWGAPTTAASPTLGMLMIFGGAGAVLGYLLVLARRRSYPLFSKELGFPWRGLQDFLAHDLYLERLYQMTVVSSVTLGSRLTAWIDRHIVDSLVNMVGLTSIFSGQLLRYTNSGRSQTYVLTILLGVLAVGAFELMHMIR is encoded by the coding sequence GTGACTTTGTTTCTGGAACACACGGTTTGGCTAGTCCCTTTTTACTGCTTGCTTGGTGCGGTCTTGACCCTACCTTGGGCGGCGGGACTCACGCGTGGTGGGCCACGTCCGGGTGCCTACATCAATCTTTTGATGACGGTGCTGGCTCTGGTTCATGCCTTGACGCTCTTGCAGGCTACGCTTGGTCAACCCGCCTATGACCTTGAATATTCCTGGCTGAAGGTCGGGGACCTACATCTAACCCTGACCCTGGACGTTTCGACAGTGAGTGTCGGAGCGGTCGTCCTCATTACGGGCTTGAGCTTTTTTGCCCAACTTTTTGCCCTGGGCTATATGGAGAAGGATTGGGGGCTGGCAAGGTTTTTCGCCTTGATGGGCTTTTTTGAAGGGGCTATGTGCGGCCTTGCGCTCAGTAATTCGCTTTTATTAAGCTATGGCCTGCTGGAACTGTTGACCCTCTCGACCTACCTGCTGGTGGGCTTTTGGTACGCACAGCCTCTGGTGGTCACCGCGGCGCGGGATGCTTTTTGGACCAAGCGTCTGGGCGATCTGATCTTGCTGATGGGGGTAGTGGCGCTCTCAAACATGGCTCCGAGCCTGAATTTCCCAGACCTGGCTCAGTGGGCAAGTAGCGAGGGCAAACTGGTTTCACCCGTGGTCATCACCCTGGTCGGGCTGGCCTTGATTGCCGGACCGACGGGCAAGTGTGCACAGTTCCCGCTCAATCTGTGGCTCGATGAGGCGATGGAAGGCCCCAATCCGGCTTCGATCCTACGTAACTCTGTCGTTGTCGCCTGCGGAGCCTATATATTGATCAAACTCCAGCCGGTGCTGGCGCTCTCTCCGGTAGCTCTGACGACCTTGATTGTTCTGGGGTCCGTCACCGCCGTGGGGGCTTGCTGGGTCGCTCTGGCTCAAGTGGACATCAAGCGGGCTTTTTCACACTCCACCAGTGCTTATCTGGGGTTGGTTTTTATTGCGGTGGGGCTCCAGCAAAATGAAGTGGCTCTGCTCCTTTTGTTTGCCCATGCCCTGTCCAAGGCGTTGCTGTTCATGAGTGTGGGGGGCGTGATTTTCACCACAAGTACGCAAAATGTCAACGAGTTGGGCGGACTCTGGTCCCGGATGCCCGCTACGACCATGGCTTTTCTGGTTGCTTCTTGTGGTCTGGTCGCAGGCTTGCCGTTGGGGAGCTTGTGGGCGATGGGAGCCCTTGCTCAGGCTCTGGCTGATGCGCCCTTGTTGTGGGCTATCCTCCTTTTGGTCAATAGTTTGACGGCTCTGAATCTCAGTCGGGTGTACTGTCTGGTCTTCACTGGCCCCAGTCAAGCCAAGACCCGCCGCGCCCCGGAGGTACCCTGGACGATGGCAGTACCGATGGTCTCGCTGATGATCACTGTACTCCTCGTGCCGGTAATGCTTCAGCAATGGGGCGCTCCGACCACGGCAGCGAGTCCGACTCTGGGGATGTTGATGATCTTTGGGGGGGCGGGTGCTGTCCTAGGCTATCTCTTGGTCTTGGCTCGCCGACGTTCTTACCCGTTATTCTCTAAAGAACTGGGCTTCCCCTGGCGGGGGCTCCAGGACTTTTTAGCCCACGACCTCTACCTCGAACGGCTCTATCAAATGACGGTGGTGTCCTCGGTGACCCTGGGTTCGCGGCTCACCGCCTGGATTGACCGTCATATCGTCGATAGCTTGGTGAATATGGTGGGCCTGACCTCCATCTTTAGCGGTCAACTGCTGCGCTATACCAATTCCGGTCGATCCCAGACCTACGTGCTCACTATCTTGCTGGGGGTTCTGGCTGTGGGTGCCTTTGAACTGATGCACATGATCCGATAG
- a CDS encoding LysR family transcriptional regulator, which yields MKNVTLHQLQVFEVTARRKSFTRAAEELFLAQPTVSMQIKQLTKAVGLPLFEQMGKRLYLTDAGRELLTTCQEVFDRLSQFEMTVSDMQGLKKGKLKLAAVSTAKYFAPRLLGPFCQRYPDIDVSLKVTNRERVLERLCENNDDLYILGNPPEEDIIDYPFMEDILVVIAPNDHPLAGEKNIPLQRLAEEPFLMRESGSGTRMMVQRFFDAHNFTPHVRMELGSSEAIKQAVLGGLGLSVLSHQTLTLERAAGLLVTLDVEGFPIERFWHVVHPSGKRLSVVARSFLTYLLDEGKQVLRESEPKFTLNELRTNGNTL from the coding sequence GTGAAAAATGTAACCTTGCATCAGCTCCAGGTTTTTGAGGTGACTGCCCGCCGTAAGAGCTTCACTCGGGCGGCAGAAGAGCTTTTTTTAGCCCAACCCACCGTTTCAATGCAGATCAAACAACTCACTAAAGCTGTCGGACTACCGCTGTTTGAGCAAATGGGTAAGCGGCTCTACTTAACGGATGCGGGACGAGAACTACTTACCACCTGCCAGGAAGTCTTCGACCGGCTGTCCCAATTTGAGATGACAGTCTCCGACATGCAGGGACTCAAGAAGGGAAAGCTCAAACTCGCTGCGGTCTCCACCGCCAAATACTTCGCCCCGCGTCTATTGGGTCCATTTTGCCAGCGCTACCCAGACATCGATGTCTCGCTCAAGGTCACTAACCGCGAACGAGTCCTAGAGCGCCTCTGTGAAAACAACGACGACCTCTATATCCTAGGCAACCCGCCAGAGGAGGACATCATTGATTATCCCTTCATGGAAGATATCCTGGTCGTCATTGCCCCGAACGATCATCCCCTCGCAGGGGAGAAGAATATCCCCCTGCAACGACTAGCCGAGGAACCTTTCTTGATGCGCGAATCCGGTTCGGGGACACGGATGATGGTGCAGCGCTTCTTTGATGCCCACAACTTCACGCCCCACGTCCGAATGGAACTCGGTAGCAGCGAAGCCATTAAGCAGGCAGTCCTCGGCGGTTTGGGGCTTTCGGTCCTTTCTCACCAGACTTTGACCCTAGAGCGGGCAGCGGGTTTGCTGGTGACGCTAGATGTCGAAGGCTTCCCGATCGAGCGCTTCTGGCATGTAGTCCACCCGTCCGGGAAACGCCTCTCCGTCGTCGCCCGCAGTTTCTTGACCTATTTGCTTGACGAGGGCAAGCAGGTATTGCGCGAATCAGAGCCCAAGTTCACCTTGAATGAGCTAAGAACTAACGGGAATACGCTTTAG